The Bacillota bacterium genome has a segment encoding these proteins:
- a CDS encoding alcohol dehydrogenase catalytic domain-containing protein, protein MKAAVMYGKNDIRLEEVPDPCPGPGEVVLRVRAAGISADDIKSLLGQGAPRRLPQILGHEVAGEIAAVGKHAAGFESGQRVVVFPYAFCGRCDYCLQGRQNLCSQRFGLADGITGGFAEYVLIPRQIVAHGGILPIPEHLSFEAAALTEPLSCCVAAARTNRVAPGARVVVVGSGPMGLLHLKVNKEKGAQVIMIDKLARRLNYAAQMGADEVIDAGRVDPVKEVKKITRGDGAEVVIIALGIPEVIEASLPMVRKGGILNIFGGPAAGFIQLDPARIRNEEIVITGNFASTPADFEAALKLLGEGRIVVDDLISDRFHLDQVQDAISRAKQQDMLKGVFVLP, encoded by the coding sequence GTGAAGGCCGCAGTAATGTACGGAAAAAACGACATCAGGCTTGAGGAGGTTCCCGATCCCTGCCCGGGGCCCGGCGAGGTGGTGCTCCGCGTCCGGGCTGCAGGGATTTCGGCCGACGACATCAAGAGCCTCCTGGGCCAGGGGGCGCCCCGCAGGCTTCCGCAGATTCTGGGGCATGAAGTTGCCGGTGAGATTGCGGCCGTGGGGAAACATGCGGCCGGCTTCGAGAGCGGCCAGAGGGTTGTGGTTTTCCCTTATGCGTTTTGCGGGAGGTGCGACTACTGCCTGCAGGGCCGGCAGAATCTGTGCAGCCAGAGGTTTGGGCTGGCCGACGGGATCACCGGGGGGTTTGCAGAGTATGTGCTGATCCCGCGCCAGATCGTGGCGCACGGGGGGATTCTTCCGATCCCTGAGCATTTAAGCTTTGAGGCCGCCGCGCTTACCGAACCCCTGTCCTGCTGCGTGGCAGCCGCCCGCACCAACCGGGTGGCTCCCGGAGCCCGCGTGGTGGTCGTGGGATCGGGCCCGATGGGGCTCCTTCACCTCAAGGTGAACAAGGAAAAAGGGGCGCAGGTGATCATGATCGACAAGCTGGCCAGACGCTTGAATTACGCCGCCCAGATGGGCGCCGACGAGGTGATTGACGCCGGGCGGGTTGATCCCGTGAAAGAAGTCAAGAAAATAACGCGGGGCGACGGGGCGGAGGTTGTGATCATTGCTCTGGGCATCCCCGAGGTGATCGAAGCATCCCTGCCGATGGTGCGGAAAGGCGGGATCCTGAACATTTTCGGGGGGCCCGCGGCGGGTTTCATCCAGCTCGACCCTGCCCGTATCCGCAACGAAGAGATCGTGATTACGGGGAATTTCGCCTCCACCCCGGCCGATTTCGAGGCCGCCCTAAAGCTGCTTGGGGAGGGAAGGATTGTTGTGGATGACCTGATTTCGGACCGGTTTCACCTGGACCAGGTGCAGGATGCCATTTCCCGGGCCAAGCAGCAGGATATGCTGAAAGGAGTCTTTGTTCTGCCGTAA
- a CDS encoding phosphoribosylanthranilate isomerase gives MGKTYQIKICGITNRADLEAVGEAGVDWAGVILEVSSSPRRLGFEEARALVRNSPLPVLILTDRSDFASLSRIGTEISPYGLQLLAEPHPDLIRRLRDAFPSLAIWQSFHLPPAGSSGANLSSAALAKMMACCFRAGAQAAVLDTAVRRGDVLQRGGTGLQHDWELARLLVAEAPGPVFLAGGINPENVQAALDLVNPAGVDLSSGVETFPGKKDPSKIRDLVQRVRNYKRQENL, from the coding sequence GTGGGGAAAACTTATCAAATCAAGATCTGCGGCATTACAAACCGGGCGGATTTGGAGGCTGTTGGAGAAGCGGGCGTCGACTGGGCGGGGGTGATTTTGGAGGTTTCTTCTTCACCCCGGCGCCTCGGTTTTGAAGAGGCCCGCGCCCTGGTGCGGAATTCTCCCCTTCCCGTGTTGATCTTAACCGACCGGAGCGATTTTGCATCCCTGTCCCGGATCGGGACGGAGATTTCCCCTTACGGCCTGCAGCTGCTGGCGGAGCCCCACCCCGACCTGATCCGAAGGCTTCGGGATGCTTTCCCTTCTCTCGCGATCTGGCAGTCCTTTCACCTCCCTCCTGCCGGAAGTTCCGGGGCAAACCTTTCTTCTGCCGCGCTCGCAAAAATGATGGCCTGCTGCTTTCGGGCCGGGGCCCAGGCTGCGGTCCTGGATACGGCGGTCAGGCGGGGGGATGTTTTGCAACGCGGGGGGACGGGTTTGCAGCACGACTGGGAACTGGCGCGTCTTCTTGTTGCAGAAGCGCCCGGCCCCGTTTTTCTGGCCGGGGGGATCAATCCGGAGAACGTCCAGGCGGCCCTGGATCTTGTAAACCCTGCCGGGGTGGATCTTTCCAGCGGGGTCGAAACCTTCCCCGGGAAGAAGGACCCTTCAAAGATCCGGGATCTCGTGCAGCGGGTGAGAAATTATAAAAGGCAGGAAAACCTGTAA
- the groES gene encoding co-chaperone GroES, whose product MLRPLGDHVVVKPLSREEKTEGGIILPDTAKEKPQEGEVIAVGPGRLLENGTRVQPEVKVGDRVVYAKYGGTEVKIEGVEYLIMRESDILAVKE is encoded by the coding sequence ATGCTGAGGCCACTTGGTGACCACGTGGTGGTGAAGCCTCTCTCAAGGGAGGAAAAAACAGAAGGAGGGATCATCCTGCCCGACACCGCGAAGGAAAAGCCCCAGGAGGGAGAAGTGATCGCCGTGGGGCCGGGTCGTCTCCTTGAAAACGGAACCCGTGTTCAGCCCGAAGTGAAGGTGGGCGACAGGGTAGTTTACGCAAAATACGGAGGCACCGAGGTCAAAATCGAAGGTGTCGAGTATCTCATCATGCGGGAAAGCGACATTTTGGCCGTTAAAGAATAA
- a CDS encoding polysaccharide deacetylase family protein: protein MRLIFLRRHVLLRWGAVAGMVFLAGIFCCTGLAGRVAGVLAGLDREVPIYAVDTKEKKLAISFDAAWGADYTPRLLEILKEHDLKTTFFLTGIWVKKYPEVVKKIAAAGHELGNHSTTHPHCASLSQEELKKELLENEEMIYRLTGKRTRLFRPPFGEYSNDVIRTARSLGYEVIQWSVDSLDWQEAGAEAVVDRVLQLAHPGAIVLFHNNARYTPEALPVILKELKEQGYRIVPISELLIKGEYYIERHSGIQKKKRS, encoded by the coding sequence GTGCGCTTAATTTTTTTAAGGAGGCATGTCCTGCTGCGTTGGGGAGCCGTTGCCGGGATGGTTTTCCTGGCCGGGATCTTTTGTTGCACCGGGCTGGCGGGGCGGGTCGCCGGCGTTCTGGCAGGGCTCGACCGGGAGGTTCCCATTTACGCGGTTGATACGAAAGAAAAAAAGCTCGCCATTTCCTTTGATGCGGCCTGGGGGGCCGATTACACCCCTCGCTTGCTGGAGATTTTGAAAGAACACGACCTGAAAACGACCTTTTTTCTGACCGGAATCTGGGTGAAAAAATACCCGGAAGTGGTGAAGAAAATCGCTGCCGCAGGGCACGAGCTGGGGAACCACAGCACAACCCATCCCCACTGCGCCTCCCTGTCTCAGGAGGAGCTGAAAAAGGAGCTGCTGGAGAACGAAGAGATGATCTACAGGTTGACCGGGAAGCGGACGCGGCTTTTCCGCCCTCCGTTCGGGGAATACAGCAACGATGTGATCCGGACCGCCCGCAGCCTGGGGTATGAGGTCATCCAGTGGAGCGTCGATTCCCTGGACTGGCAGGAAGCCGGCGCCGAGGCGGTGGTCGACCGTGTTCTGCAGCTTGCCCACCCCGGCGCCATCGTGCTCTTTCACAACAACGCCCGGTACACCCCCGAGGCGCTTCCGGTCATCCTCAAAGAGCTCAAGGAGCAGGGCTACAGGATTGTACCCATCTCCGAACTCCTCATCAAGGGAGAATACTACATCGAAAGGCACAGCGGAATTCAGAAGAAGAAACGCTCCTAA
- the groL gene encoding chaperonin GroEL (60 kDa chaperone family; promotes refolding of misfolded polypeptides especially under stressful conditions; forms two stacked rings of heptamers to form a barrel-shaped 14mer; ends can be capped by GroES; misfolded proteins enter the barrel where they are refolded when GroES binds): MAAKQIIFNVDARRKLERGVNIVAEAVKATLGPKGRNVVLEKKFGSPTITKDGVTVAKEIELEDPYENMGAQLCKEVASKTNDVAGDGTTTATVLAQAIVTEGLKNVTAGANPIFLKRGIDRAVEKAVEEMKKYSIPVETKESISHVAAIAGNDKEIGNLIAEAMDKVGKDGVITVEESKGIETTVEVVEGMEFDRGYISPYFITNPEAMEVELEEPYILIHEKKISAIADFLPLLEKVVRTGKPLLVIAEDVEGEALATLVVNKLRGILTCAAVKAPAFGDRRKAMLEDIAILTGGTFISEDMGYKLENVDISMLGRAKKVKIGKEKTTIVEGYGSSDAVKARVNQIKTQIEETTSDYDREKLQERLAKLAGGVAVIKVGAATETELKEKKHRIEDALSATRAAVEEGIIPGGGTTLVNIIPALDEIKAEGDELVGVKIVRRALEEPLRQIAENAGFEGSVVIERVKNEKPGIGFDAMAEDYVDMVKAGIVDPLKVTRSALQNAASIASMLLTTEALVTEIPQKKEKTPPYPSPDMEY, encoded by the coding sequence ATGGCTGCCAAGCAGATCATTTTCAACGTCGACGCAAGGCGCAAGCTCGAAAGAGGCGTCAACATTGTGGCGGAGGCTGTAAAAGCAACGCTGGGGCCTAAAGGCCGGAACGTTGTGCTGGAGAAGAAATTCGGCTCTCCAACTATCACCAAAGACGGAGTAACCGTTGCCAAGGAAATTGAACTGGAAGACCCCTATGAAAACATGGGGGCCCAGCTCTGCAAGGAGGTCGCCTCCAAGACCAATGACGTTGCCGGGGACGGGACGACAACGGCAACCGTGCTCGCCCAGGCAATCGTGACCGAGGGCCTGAAAAACGTCACCGCCGGCGCAAACCCCATCTTCCTGAAGCGCGGGATTGACAGGGCCGTCGAAAAGGCGGTCGAAGAAATGAAGAAGTACAGCATCCCGGTAGAGACCAAGGAGTCAATCTCCCACGTCGCCGCCATTGCCGGAAACGACAAAGAAATCGGAAACCTGATCGCCGAAGCGATGGACAAAGTGGGCAAAGACGGGGTCATCACCGTTGAAGAATCAAAAGGAATCGAGACCACAGTTGAAGTCGTGGAAGGGATGGAATTCGACCGCGGCTACATCTCCCCCTACTTCATCACCAACCCCGAAGCCATGGAAGTAGAACTTGAAGAGCCCTACATCCTGATCCACGAGAAGAAGATCTCCGCCATCGCGGACTTCCTCCCCCTCCTGGAGAAGGTCGTCCGGACCGGCAAGCCGCTCCTGGTGATTGCCGAAGACGTGGAGGGCGAAGCGCTCGCCACCCTGGTGGTCAACAAGCTGCGGGGGATTTTAACCTGCGCGGCCGTGAAGGCGCCAGCCTTCGGAGACCGCCGCAAGGCCATGCTGGAGGACATTGCGATCTTAACAGGCGGCACCTTCATTTCCGAAGACATGGGTTACAAACTTGAAAACGTTGACATCTCCATGCTCGGCCGGGCGAAGAAGGTCAAGATCGGCAAGGAGAAGACCACCATCGTTGAAGGCTATGGCTCTTCCGACGCCGTGAAGGCGCGCGTCAACCAGATCAAGACCCAGATCGAGGAAACAACCTCCGACTACGACAGAGAAAAGCTCCAGGAGCGCCTCGCGAAGCTGGCCGGCGGCGTCGCCGTAATCAAGGTGGGAGCCGCCACCGAAACCGAACTTAAGGAGAAGAAGCACCGGATCGAGGATGCCCTCTCTGCAACCCGCGCTGCGGTTGAGGAAGGGATCATCCCCGGCGGAGGCACAACTCTCGTTAACATCATCCCCGCTTTAGACGAAATTAAGGCTGAGGGCGACGAGCTGGTCGGGGTCAAGATCGTGCGCCGCGCCCTGGAAGAACCGCTCCGGCAGATCGCCGAAAACGCCGGCTTCGAAGGCTCGGTCGTCATCGAGCGCGTCAAGAACGAAAAGCCGGGAATCGGCTTCGACGCCATGGCCGAAGACTACGTGGATATGGTGAAGGCGGGCATCGTCGACCCGTTAAAGGTCACCCGGAGCGCGCTCCAGAACGCGGCCAGCATCGCCTCCATGCTCCTGACCACCGAGGCGCTGGTCACAGAAATTCCCCAGAAGAAGGAAAAGACCCCACCCTACCCCAGCCCGGACATGGAGTACTAA